A DNA window from Setaria viridis chromosome 2, Setaria_viridis_v4.0, whole genome shotgun sequence contains the following coding sequences:
- the LOC117846594 gene encoding uncharacterized protein produces the protein MKDTQVLLSSTVSAIKSGGWEARQVTHKRPHYKASQLAKKKKKVVGRKKGVPTTTATAETASGAGSGAPSLVAQGGEPKLGGTTANDAAYLKDILKERMRGGSSGDAPNPPQELRSKFRLFTKSTLASTRSDDGATQLERCPSQAEADSGCTAWQLLAPEVGVGVVVAEVALSSMPQQVEVSAKVTDNSVADLSVVLEIKEEAEGRGVVGDGVQVGDVARGLAVVEDAEVEHATQGDAEVGRAA, from the exons ATGAAGGATACCCAGGTGCTCCTTTCCTCCACAGTCTCTGCGATCAAGTCAGGAg GTTGGGAGGCTCGGCAAGTGACTCACAAGCGGCCCCATTACAAGGCCTCACAACtggccaagaagaagaagaaggtggtcgGTCGGAAAAAAGGCGTGCCGACTACCACTGCTACTGCCGAAACGGCCAGCGGAGCGGGATCTGGCGCGCCAAGCCTTGTTGCACAGGGCGGGGAGCCGAAGCTCGGGGGAACTACTGCTAATGATGCAGCGTACCTCAAGGACATACTAAAGGAGAGGATGCGGGGCGGCTCTAGTGGTGATGCGCCTAATCCGCCACAAGAGTTGCGCTCGAAATTCCGTTTGTTTACTAAGAGTACTTT AGCTAGCACCCGATCTGATGACGGTGCCACCCAACTAGAAAGATGCCCTAGTCAGGCTGAAGCTGACAGCGGTTGTACCGCTTGGCAGCTATTAGCTCCCGAGGTTGGTGTTGGTGTTGTAGTTGCGGAGGTTGCACTGAGCTCTATGCCACAACAAGTTGAAGTCAGCGCTAAAGTCACTGACAACAGCGTGGCCGACCTCAGTGTTGTATTGGAGAtaaaggaggaggccgagggccGGGGCGTAGTTGGGGATGGCGTTCAGGTTGGGGATGTAGCTCGGGGGCTTGCTGTGGTTGAGGATGCGGAGGTCGAGCATGCGACCCAGGGGGACGCGGAGGTCGGGCGTGCAGCTTAG
- the LOC117845252 gene encoding uncharacterized protein isoform X1 — protein MAAPAAGSQTSLDDLGDDSVGEVLIRLPSQASLTVASAVCKRWRGLCTSPAFLRRFRFRRRHLGSPFLGLLHSAGGIWDLRVLRDAGARSRPDIAAPLRAVDGAVHGLTRFRRYQDLQILDYRDGRFLLKPRKYNHLFLYDLLTGGHAELKWPLPHVFSDMTGFLLDGGNVVFVCKNEPSDNPNIPPRCERDHSCLYSAGTGEWQLLQPPCRDADAARYAVCRHDVAWSQCAGEVIYSRCSHHDVGRCLVALDTRTMSRSIVTLPRYLQRIPCPWMKTKSQRDFTLMEMDDRGNIGLVAADERKFVLRVWLRREEGGNTSATCQGEEWTLYRKVMLQGLAHQVAERYAVHLNALQVVAAYSGTVHLRMVVEDEEQAEGSFCFFPAKEQVKDRLCFFASLNLACMEFSNVQSETVCEQDRFYPLTLPWRAPFLPPPDCAPSQRYTWAEKTNVHSISITIMDLWRTAGRTAGQPTPEPEGELPHPPRSSERLSLLLSTPPPRPRADASVRSSVVGTEELPRVRSPCFCSVGPLPALRGLRPVGSAEAAALRRRNAASPSAGHASCGRPRRIAEGLSVTR, from the exons atggcggcgccggcggccgggagcCAGACCTCACTCGATGACCTCGGCGACGACTCCGTTGGCGAGGTCCTCATCCGCCTCCCGTCCCAAGCGAGCCTCACCGTCGCCTCGGCGGTGTGCAAGCGGTGGCGCGGCCTCTGCACCTCCCCGGCGTTCCTCCgccgcttccgcttccgccgccgccacctcggctCGCCtttcctcggcctcctccactCCGCAGGCGGCATCTGGGACCTCCGCGTCCTCCGCGACGCCGGCGCCCGCTCCCGCCCCGACATCGCCGCCCCACTCCGCGCCGTGGACGGGGCCGTGCACGGCCTGACACGGTTCCGCCGCTACCAAGACCTGCAGATCCTGGACTACCGCGACGGCCGGTTTCTCCTGAAGCCACGCAAGTACAACCACCTCTTCCTGTACGACCTGCTCACCGGCGGCCACGCCGAGCTGAAGTGGCCGCTGCCGCATGTGTTCTCTGACATGACCGGCTTCCTGCTCGATGGCGGCAATGTCGTCTTCGTGTGCAAGAATGAACCCTCCGACAACCCGAACATTCCACCGCGGTGTGAAAGGGATCACTCCTGCTTGTACTCTGCGGGCACCGGTGAATggcagctgctgcagccgccGTGCCGTGACGCCGATGCTGCAAGGTACGCCGTCTGCAGGCATGACGTAGCCTGGTCGCAGTGCGCCGGTGAGGTGATCTACAGCCGGTGCTCTCACCATGATGTTGGCCGGTGCCTTGTTGCCCTGGACACGAGGACGATGTCGCGCTCCATCGTGACCCTGCCCAGGTACCTGCAGCGCATCCCCTGCCCTTGGATGAAGACGAAGTCGCAGCGCGATTTCACCCTCATGGAGATGGATGACCGTGGCAACATTGGCTTGGTGGCAGCGGACGAGCGTAAATTCGTCCTGAGGGTGTGGCTCCGGCGTGAGGAAGGTGGTAACACTTCAGCCACCTGCCAAGGTGAGGAGTGGACGCTGTACAGAAAGGTGATGCTGCAGGGACTGGCTCACCAGGTTGCCGAGCGCTATGCCGTGCACCTGAACGCCTTGCAGGTTGTCGCGGCGTACTCAGGCACCGTGCACCTGAGGATGGTTGTTGAGGATGAGGAGCAAGCCGAGGGTAGCTTCTGCTTCTTCCCAGCTAAGGAGCAAGTCAAGGATAGATTGTGTTTCTTCGCGTCGCTGAACCTGGCGTGCATGGAATTCTCAAACGTGCAGTCAGAGACAGTGTGCGAGCAAGACAGGTTCTACCCGTTAACACTGCCATGGCGtgctccttttcttcctccaccAG ACTGTGCTCCCAGCCAGCGATACACGTGGGCAGAAAAAACAAATGTGCACTCTATCTCCATCACCATCATGGACCTGTGGCGGACCGCCGGCAGGACAGCCGGACAGCCCACCCCTGAACCAGAAGGGGAGCTGCCTCATCCTCCTCGAAGCAGTGAGAGGCTCTCGCTGCTCCTCTCGACGCCTCCTCCCCGTCCTCGCGCCGACGCGTCCGTTCGGTCCTCGGTAGTTGGCACGGAGGAGCTGCCCCGCGTGCGCTCCCCATGCTTCTGCAGCGTGGGGCCCCTCCCTGCGCTCCGCGGGCTCCGTCCAGTGGGCTCTGCGGAGGCGGCAGCTCTCCGGCGGCGCAATGCTGCATCCCCCTCAGCTGGGCATGCTTCCTGCGGCCGACCAAGGAGAATAGCAGAGGGGCTCTCAG TTACCAGATGA
- the LOC117845252 gene encoding uncharacterized protein isoform X2 has translation MAAPAAGSQTSLDDLGDDSVGEVLIRLPSQASLTVASAVCKRWRGLCTSPAFLRRFRFRRRHLGSPFLGLLHSAGGIWDLRVLRDAGARSRPDIAAPLRAVDGAVHGLTRFRRYQDLQILDYRDGRFLLKPRKYNHLFLYDLLTGGHAELKWPLPHVFSDMTGFLLDGGNVVFVCKNEPSDNPNIPPRCERDHSCLYSAGTGEWQLLQPPCRDADAARYAVCRHDVAWSQCAGEVIYSRCSHHDVGRCLVALDTRTMSRSIVTLPRYLQRIPCPWMKTKSQRDFTLMEMDDRGNIGLVAADERKFVLRVWLRREEGGNTSATCQGEEWTLYRKVMLQGLAHQVAERYAVHLNALQVVAAYSGTVHLRMVVEDEEQAEGSFCFFPAKEQVKDRLCFFASLNLACMEFSNVQSETVCEQDRFYPLTLPWRAPFLPPPEFWHGCGEWQTVLPASDTRGQKKQMCTLSPSPSWTCGGPPAGQPDSPPLNQKGSCLILLEAVRGSRCSSRRLLPVLAPTRPFGPR, from the exons atggcggcgccggcggccgggagcCAGACCTCACTCGATGACCTCGGCGACGACTCCGTTGGCGAGGTCCTCATCCGCCTCCCGTCCCAAGCGAGCCTCACCGTCGCCTCGGCGGTGTGCAAGCGGTGGCGCGGCCTCTGCACCTCCCCGGCGTTCCTCCgccgcttccgcttccgccgccgccacctcggctCGCCtttcctcggcctcctccactCCGCAGGCGGCATCTGGGACCTCCGCGTCCTCCGCGACGCCGGCGCCCGCTCCCGCCCCGACATCGCCGCCCCACTCCGCGCCGTGGACGGGGCCGTGCACGGCCTGACACGGTTCCGCCGCTACCAAGACCTGCAGATCCTGGACTACCGCGACGGCCGGTTTCTCCTGAAGCCACGCAAGTACAACCACCTCTTCCTGTACGACCTGCTCACCGGCGGCCACGCCGAGCTGAAGTGGCCGCTGCCGCATGTGTTCTCTGACATGACCGGCTTCCTGCTCGATGGCGGCAATGTCGTCTTCGTGTGCAAGAATGAACCCTCCGACAACCCGAACATTCCACCGCGGTGTGAAAGGGATCACTCCTGCTTGTACTCTGCGGGCACCGGTGAATggcagctgctgcagccgccGTGCCGTGACGCCGATGCTGCAAGGTACGCCGTCTGCAGGCATGACGTAGCCTGGTCGCAGTGCGCCGGTGAGGTGATCTACAGCCGGTGCTCTCACCATGATGTTGGCCGGTGCCTTGTTGCCCTGGACACGAGGACGATGTCGCGCTCCATCGTGACCCTGCCCAGGTACCTGCAGCGCATCCCCTGCCCTTGGATGAAGACGAAGTCGCAGCGCGATTTCACCCTCATGGAGATGGATGACCGTGGCAACATTGGCTTGGTGGCAGCGGACGAGCGTAAATTCGTCCTGAGGGTGTGGCTCCGGCGTGAGGAAGGTGGTAACACTTCAGCCACCTGCCAAGGTGAGGAGTGGACGCTGTACAGAAAGGTGATGCTGCAGGGACTGGCTCACCAGGTTGCCGAGCGCTATGCCGTGCACCTGAACGCCTTGCAGGTTGTCGCGGCGTACTCAGGCACCGTGCACCTGAGGATGGTTGTTGAGGATGAGGAGCAAGCCGAGGGTAGCTTCTGCTTCTTCCCAGCTAAGGAGCAAGTCAAGGATAGATTGTGTTTCTTCGCGTCGCTGAACCTGGCGTGCATGGAATTCTCAAACGTGCAGTCAGAGACAGTGTGCGAGCAAGACAGGTTCTACCCGTTAACACTGCCATGGCGtgctccttttcttcctccaccAG AATTTTGGCATGGTTGTGGCGAGTGGCAGACTGTGCTCCCAGCCAGCGATACACGTGGGCAGAAAAAACAAATGTGCACTCTATCTCCATCACCATCATGGACCTGTGGCGGACCGCCGGCAGGACAGCCGGACAGCCCACCCCTGAACCAGAAGGGGAGCTGCCTCATCCTCCTCGAAGCAGTGAGAGGCTCTCGCTGCTCCTCTCGACGCCTCCTCCCCGTCCTCGCGCCGACGCGTCCGTTCGGTCCTCGGTAG
- the LOC117844181 gene encoding uncharacterized protein: protein MASQKWIVEKAVAWLRKNPNLEAKDLQNKFSEVYSVEVSYGTAWAGRQKALDKIYGSWDDSFQSLFNFRAELLANSPRSIMEIDTICNGDNVHFDKLFVALQPCIDGFKNGCRPYVGIDSTALTGRYNGQLGATCALDGHNWMYPVAWGVIGSESKDNWTWFMSQFKKAIGHPPALAISSDACKGLDGAVKKIKNIKDLPIVDLVDRLRQMTMELWEKRRKIADKLSGNILPVIISELKAKTKGLGHMRVCKNRHKAEIFGNYKDLTPWPHVVDLHEHTCSCRAWEVTGKPCCHALTFIQAGRNVDLGSFVHEYYSVARFKVAYSGTIPTMTDKSQWPNVNMGFKLLPPKLKIGPGRKRKNRFKSSDELGARKLDKCETCGEVG, encoded by the exons ATGGCATCTCAAAAATGGATTGTTGAGAAGGCTGTTGCATGGTTAAGGAAGAATCCAAACCTTGAGGCTAAGGATCTGCAAAATAAATTCAGTGAAGTTTATAGTGTTGAGGTGAGCTATGGGACTGCATGGGCAGGTAGGCAAAAAGCTCTAGATAAGATTTATGGGAGTTGGGATGACAGTTTTCAATCCTTGTTTAATTTTAGAGCTGAACTACTTGCAAACTCTCCTAGATCAATTATGGAGATCGACACCATCTGCAATGGAGATAATGTTCACTTTGACAAGTTGTTTGTTGCTTTGCAACCTTGCATAGATGGGTTTAAAAATGGGTGTAGGCCTTACGTCGGTATTGATTCAACAGCCTTGACTGGGAGGTACAATGGACAATTAGGAGCTACATGTGCCTTGGATGGCCACAATTGGATGTACCCGGTTGCATGGGGTGTCATTGGCTCAGAATCTAAAGATAATTGGACCTGGTTCATGAGTCAATTCAAGAAGGCAATAGGACATCCACCGGCACTAGCAATATCATCAGATGCATGCAAGGGTTTGGATGGTGCAGTCAAGAAG ATTAAGAACATCAAAGACTTGCCTATTGTTGATTTAGTTGACAGATTGAGGCAAATGACAATGGAGTTAtgggaaaagagaagaaaaattgCAGATAAGCTCTCTGGCAATATTCTTCCTGTTATTATAAGTGAACTTAAAGCTAAGACTAAAGGTTTAGGACATATGAGGGTCTGCAAAAATAGGCACAAGGCTGAGATTTTTGGCAATTACAAGGATTTGACACCTTGGCCGCATGTTGTGGACTTGCATGAGCACACATGTAGCTGTAGAGCATGGGAAGTGACTGGGAAGCCTTGTTGTCATGCTTTGACTTTCATACAAGCGGGGAGAAATGTTGACTTGGGCTCATTTGTGCATGAGTATTACTCTGTTGCGAGGTTCAAGGTTGCATATAGTGGTACAATTCCAACAATGACTGACAAGTCTCAATGGCCTAATGTGAACATGGGTTTCAAGTTACTCCCACCCAAATTGAAGATAGGACCAGGAAGGAAACGGAAGAACAGATTTAAGTCAAGTGATGAACTAGGTGCAAGGAAATTAGATAAGTGCGAAACATGTGGAGAAGTTGGATAG